Part of the Nicotiana sylvestris chromosome 5, ASM39365v2, whole genome shotgun sequence genome is shown below.
atttaaaagttAAACTCTTGACGAGATTTCTGCCTATGCCATTGAACACAGCTAGAATTCGATTTCGTACAATAATTGCTCGAACTATGAATATTTTAGCCAGTGATCTGTTGAGCTTTTGTGGTATTTCTCCTTTTTAAATCAAATGTCTTCAAAGAGGCATCTCTTATTATATTTCTCAGCTTACATTTTTGACCCTATTTTTTTCGAGCAAGGATATGGTCAAATCAGGGAAAAAGCTTGTTAGAAGTGGCCTTTGCAGCAAAACGAATAGTTTAACATTAAAAGCTAGAGATTATGACAATTGAGAatatattaattttaataaataaaggtTAGGTGAAAAGATTTATTTAGAATAAAAATGTTATATATTCATTTTCCTTTTGGTTCATTCACTAATTATGCAGGATTATAAAGCACGGACAAAGGGAGTAATAACGAAGAGATTATTGTACAAGAATTACTTACTTTAGAAAGGTATTTTTCCTTCAAATAGTTCATCTCGCATTGCTAATAATTCGTATTTCACTTTCTATCACGAATAGAATACTGCTTCATATATTTTCTTATATCTTAATACAACTAAACATTTAAGGGGTATTATCAATTTTAGCCCGCGCCATAAACTATTTACATTCATTAGCCGAataagtgtataaaatttgtataatttttatttataatataCAAAAtgtacacacacatatatatatatatatacacacacaaaaatatacattttttttGAGAGCGGCCATATAGTCAATTTTTCCAATATTAAATACCATCAACGAAATGCTATATTggttatttcatgaattactttTTATGTTGTCAACCAAATACTGAAATTAGGATTActtactcttttctttttttaatttttcattcgATATTCAATACTCGCTTTAAGAACTTACTAAATCAAATTCGCGTTGAAAAATTTCACTACACTCCTTGCCAAAAATGACTTTATTTCCCGAGCTCGAACCAAACAGGCTATTTTGTTGGATTGCATAGGGTAAAATGCAGTAATGGAGCCACATGTATTTAAATAGGTGTTAATTGACACGCCAAAAAATTATACTATTTAGTTAggtaatttatatatatatatatatatattgtagaaACGCTGCAATAAATAAAACTAAAACAGCGCACACCTTCGCATACGAATATATTCAATTTAACAAACTGGTCCTCCACTATACATATATTCTACAAAAACCTTAAGCCTTTCATTATAGATCAGAAAATTTGAAGCCGGAGAAAATGGCGATAGGGAGCTTAGCTAGACGAAAGGCCACAACAATTTTATCTTCTAGATATCTCTATAGTACATCCAAATATTCATTTTCTCTAAGCAGAAATTACTCTTCGGGATCTGATGAAAATGATGTCGTTGTTATCGGCGGTGGACCCGGCGGCTATGTGGCGGCGATTAAAGCTGCACAACTTGGGCTCAAAACTACTTGTATTGAGAAACGGGGTACCCTTGGTGGTACCTGTCTCAATGTCGGTTGTATTCCTTCTAAGGTAATTGTTTTTGACTATTTATTtagattttttaaaaatttcttaGATCTATTGATTTTGCTATTACTCGTTTTGAAATTCTGTTGATTTTTGCGATAGTATGTGAAAATTCAGATTTTCGTTATGGCTTTAATTAGCGTGAAGATGATTATGTCGAATGTAAGTATTGTGCTATTGAAAATCGAGCTTAAAATTCGTTTTTGCAGTATTCTTTTTGTTAACTTGTGATTTACATTTCAGACCGTTGTCAAATATCAGTTTGATATTTTAgtgattatataaatggatagTAGATGTTTCTATAATGTGAGCTTTGGGAGCGATTGAAATCATTTGGTATGATGCAAGTCATTTTTTGTAGAAAATGTTATTCGTGTTTTCATAGAAAATGTTTTCCTTGGAATGTTTGGTTAGTAAGTGAAAAACATTTTTTAACAAAAGTCAATACATATAGTATATttatttgatgattttttttgacAAAACATATATATCAAAGATTATTAATAAAATTAGCAAATTAGAAAGTGTTTTGTCAATCTTTTGAGTATTTAAGACTAATAATAATGTCTAAGTGTTTGGTGGAATAAGTACTATGAAGTTAAGATAGTTGAAAAGAGGGAAGTCGTTTCCCCTATGAAAAATGTTGTAATCCCAGGAAACGTTATACCATCTTTTGTAGTACCTTTTTTAGAAGTTCTGTTTTTCGAAAGCATCGCAATTGGTCCTCCTACAAGGTGGAGATATGGAATtggttttcttccttttctttagcCGCAACAGAGGCAAACTTAACTTTTGATCAAGTGTCAAAGCCATCCATAcaggaaaaggaaaaataagaaagaCCACCAAATAGTGTATCTGTATATAATTTCTGACTATCCAGCTGTGAGAtgttaattatatatattttttggttgATAAAAGAGAAAGGAAATTGTAATTATCTCTGAAGATGCTAATATCGGACATAAGCTGCATAGTGAATGATATGTTATTTTCAGTACTAAATATGATCTGCAATTTCTACTTGAACTACTTGATCTATAGAAGATTGAACGtcttttgtagagaatcatgttttgatgtaaattctctactttttggtatacttcttgtatacgggagttttttctcccttttgattaatacaatttaccttatcaaaaaaaaaaaaagttatcatCCAAATgtgagataaaataaaataaaataaaagctagaTCTAAATTGAGTGATATGAAAgtatttttttgataaggtaaaggTTTTGAATGATATGAAAGTATTAGAAGGGGATACTGGAAATGCTGATTTCCAGTTGATGAGTTGATTTGTGACTTACATATAGAAGTAAAGGTACCTTGCATAATTAACAGTGGAATTATTTTAGTTAATGAGAGTGATATTGTTCTTTTGAATGTGACTAGAAGCAGACGTCAGTTGTGGGAAATTACTGGAAGGGTACTGGATATTCTGATTTTGCAATTGACCAGTTGACTTGTAACTTACATATAGAACTATAGGTACCCAGGTATTTTGTacttcaaacttcttcattttttctaaaTTTAAAGTTTAAAATGTGGCAGTTCTCCTTTGAATAGTTCTAGTGATGTTAATTAAAGATCAGAAGTTCTGGTTGACCTGCCATAAATGAGGTATACTCTCTTGATGTAGATTTCAATCTTAGTGAAAGTTTTTTCTTGCAAATACTTAGTAGACTtatctttcttctatttttcgtCAAAGGATTGAAGGTTAATAATGTTTGCAGTGTTGTGCATTCTTCCCATGATTTGGCTGCTTAGCAAGGCATATTTTAAGTGATACTTTAAACTGCAGTATATGTGCACAACTTTTCCCATATAGCTAACTCCGTCTCTTTGATTCCCTTAGAATGTGACATGCTTGAGGCTTCTCCTGTTCAGTGTTCTTAAAAGCAAAAATCGCAAAAAAGCGACATGGTTAATGGGGCTTGTAATGAAAAGCGAGAATTAAAGTGCACGCTTCTTTGAAGTGCACATTTCTCAGCTTTGCCCATGAAGAGATAACCCCTCGGCCCTCGCTTCGCAAATCGTTTCATCGCTTCAAGTGACAAACTGATGGCTTTTAATAACATTGCTCCTGTTGTGAATCCAAAGACATAACTTCCCTGAGAGACCATTTTGATTGGAAATCATATATAACCTAGTGTGCAATAGGTTAACCATAGGTTTCCATTGGGTGCATATTTATCTTATGATCTCTCTCCTAATGATCCTAAACTATATAGTTAGTTCTAGTAGGTTGCTAGTTGTCATTCTGTTTTTGTGACATCATGCACTTAAGGTCATTCTTCTGCATAGTAAGTTAACAACGGTACTCTGAAAATAAATTTGGTAGAGTAGTGCTTGAGTTATGCCTACGTATCTTGTCAATGAGTGTGCTCGAAGCTTTGTGGTCAGCTTTTGAGGTAATTCTTCATGTTTATTCTTTCTGCTTTTCATGTGTAGGCACTTCTTCATTCCTCCCACATGTACCATGAAGCTCAACATTCATTTGCTAGTCATGGCGTGAAGTTCTCTTCTGTTGAGGTAGATCTTCCTGCCATGATGGGCCAAAAAGATAAAGCTGTGGCTAACTTAACACGAGGTATTGAGGGTCTATTCAAGAAGAACAAAGTAAACTATGTTAAGGGCTACGGCAAATTCCTGTCTCCTTCTGAAGTTTCTGTTGACACTGTGGAAGGTGGTAATACTGTTGTTAAGGGGAAGAATATTATAATTGCGACTGGTTCTGATGTCAAAAGTCTACCTGGTCTAACCATTGATGAGAAGAGAATTGTATCTTCCACTGGAGCTTTAGCTTTGACCGAAGTTCCAAAAAAATTGGTTGTTATTGGTGCTGGCTACATAGGCCTTGAAATGGGATCTGTCTGGGGCCGTCTTGGCTCAGAGGTGACTGTTGTTGAATTTGGACCTGATATTGTTCCATCCATGGATGGTGAAGTTCGCAAGCAATTCCAACGTTCTCTTGAGAAGCAAAAGATGAAGTTCATACTTAAAACTAAGGTGGTGTCAGTTGAGACTGTTGGCGATGGTGTGAAGTTGACCCTTGAACCTGCAGCTGGTGGTGATCAAACTACTCTTGAGGCTGATGTTGTTCTTGTTTCTGCTGGTAGGATTCCATTCACTTCTGGGCTTGGATTGGACAAGATAGGGGTTGAAACTGACAAGGCTGGTCGAATCCTGGTCAATGAACGTTTTGCAACTAATGTCCCGGGGGTACACGCGATTGGTGATGTCATTCCTGGGCCAATGCTGGCTCACAAGGCAGAGGAGGATGGTGTTGCTTGTGTAGAATTCATTGCTGGCAAAGAGGGTCATGTGGACTACGATTTGGTTCCTGGTGTTGTTTACACGCACCCAGAGGTGGCTTCTGTTGGGAAAACCGAAGAACAAGTTAAGGCACTTGGAGTTGATTATCGCGTAGGCAAATTTCCTTTCCTTGCAAACAGTAGGGCCAAGGCAATTGATGATGCTGAGGGAATTGTAAAGGTACTTGCTGAGAAGGAGACCGACAAGATCTTGGGTGTCCATATTATGTCACCAAATGCAGGAGAGCTTATTCACGAGGCTGTCCTGGCTTTGCATTATGGAGCATCAAGTGAGGACATTGCTCGAACATGCCATGCACATCCAACAATGAGTGAGGCTCTGAAAGAAGCAGCCATGGCCACTTACGACAAGCCCATTCACATATAAAAATAGTGTCATAtccttgtttttgtttttcctcCGAGTATCTTGGATACTTGGAGCAGATTTTCTAATTGCCACCTCATCACTCAAGTATATCTTGAACAGAAATTTCCTTCCTCTTCTCTCTTAATTTATTATCCAAAGTACTTCCAACTTAATGTTTCTGTTCTGCATATTCATATCTGTAATAAAGTCAGGAGCTGTATGTCGAGTTTAAATGCCATTAATTTGAGTTTCATTGAGTTTTGATCAGCGTTGAGCGATTTTGCTTTATCCACATATAAGAGGAAGATTTTTAACATGTATATTCAAATAACTTTTGCATGGATGAGGTGCCATTTTAGAGAAGATGGACTATAACTTTCTTGTTGAATGTTTTTAACTTTGCAGAAAAAAGAGCTCTAATTGGCGTCAAACTGTGGACAGGTGATTTTTGCTTTGTTAGCCAATTGTATACCATTGCTTGTTCCTTTTGGCCATCAATTATTAACATGGATTGTTGAAATGAGTATATTGTGCCAAGGTTTCTAATGTGAATCCAAATTAGTCGAGCTAATAAGCTTCTCACAGCAGCGAATGGTTAGAACCAAAAAAGAGTATATTTTGTCAAACAGAAGTACAATTTCTACACCAGATTATCTTTTTAATTGGTTGAAAAGGGATACATTTGGATACCCGCAAGTCACTTAGCATGGTTTGTCCATCACTATTCGAAGTGCTATTTACTAGTCTCTCTCGGATAGCAGCAAGTAGCAATATCTATTTGGTTATTGTATTCAAGTAACCTCTACTTTCAACCAAGAGATTGTGAGTTCGAGTTTCCCAAGAGCAAGGTgtgaagttcttggagggaaggatgccgatggTCTATTTGGAAATAGCATCTCTACCCCAGAATAGGgttaaagtctgcgtacacactaccctccccagaccctactaagtggaattatactgggttgttgtatTCAAGTCTTTATTTTCAATTGTTTTTTTTGGTTGGTTGCCTTTGAGATTTGTTCACACGAAGTAAATGATCCATGGCATTCATGTTGCACATGAACAATGAATGTGTTCTCCCTTCTATGTAAAAAAAAGGAGGTATTGGAaacacttaggggtcgtttgttATGCAGAATAAATTATTCCGGGATTATAGTCTTGGGCCTATAATCCCTAGACTAGTTTATCCCATTTAACGACTCGGTTGTtcgttctgagagttatagcccAATTTCCCCTATCTATAGTTATTTATGTGTTGTTCATCcgtgttgagttgtatcgagttggtaggtttAGGTTCGGAGTAATTTCGGAGTGAaatgacacttagtctcttagttagaaagttaagttagaaaagtcaatcagaagttgacttatgagtaaacgaattcggatttgaatttttatgattcaattagcttcgttgggtgatttagaCTTAAGAGTGTGTCCGGAATGTAATTtgaaggtccgtggtagaattaggcttgaattggcgaaagttggaagtttagaagtttttaggcttgaattcgaggttgatttggtgttttggtgttgttttgggtgttcttgaggttcgactaagttcgggtagtgatatatgtcttgttggaattattggttgaggtcccgagggcttcgagtgagtttcagagaggtttgggttgtgttgcgctcgtttttcttatgtttcgacgccgtttcttcaagcataaatgatatcatattgaataAATGAGCTtcgatttcttttttgattgaagcattcgatccgtatcgtaattacggacccgtaacaaaaagaatcgtcgaatttggacatcgtatgaggattttagggtcattttactaagaattaggttgtcagatttttttcagattaattacgaaattgccactagcagcgtatttaaaaatctgcactatttgcaaatattaaaacctacatatctcattcattataaggtcaaattgagtaattcaaaagcctaacttgactataATTTCACAAGGAATACATTGGAGGCATAAactatgatattttaggattgttTGACACGAGAAACGAGACAGAATAGTTGGCAGAAAATATATAAAACTAAAGtttgttcattcggtcatattttgagttggggagctcgaatttgggcgattttggaggcgattttcaccatatggattgagATTCGGAGCTTTTGGAGACCGAGTCCAGAGACGAGGGCATCCCGAAGTAGGATTTTAtgtggttgaggtaagtaacagttttaactctggctttgagggtGCAAACCTGGAGAAATTGATATCATGTGATTATTTGGTGGTGATACCCacactaggtgacgggcgtgtgggtgtgcaccgcgagggattgagacttggtccgtcccgtaagGCTGCGAGGCCTAATAGCTATTATctgtggttatgtgtttacttgttgttgaacttgtttgccttcatgttagagatcatgcttaggctttattcatgctcacattatttgtactcagtcatagaaattattgtacatgtttacctcagtctctattatttgctaatatgttgtgatacttgatgtgggctatgttcccttatttgttgatgatggtgaggctagtgaggtacatgattgagtgaggccgatgacctggttgtgaggatattaataccatagcgcgtgaactgtccgcgtagcacgtgagctGACCGTGCAGGTCCAGGTATTTATACCATAGCGTGTGAGTTATctgcgtagcacgtgagttgaccgtgcggatacaggtattgatatgatggcatgattgagtgaggccgagggcttggttgtgaggatattaataccatagcgcgtgagttgtccgcgtagcacgtgagttgaccgtgcgggtccagatattgataccatagcgtgtgagttgtccgcgtagcacgtgagttgaccgtgcagatccaggtattgatatgatgaCACATGAGTTGTCTAtgcttagcgcttgggctttgggagctcctccgaagtctgtacacacccccagtgagcgtagagtgttgagtgttgaatgttgagtgttgagtgcgagtgctgagtgatggagtgacattTTTATGAagttgcatttacttttgttgttgttgcatttatctgttaaatttctttgtggtatttactgagttatgaaatttacctgtttattcatgtttattttcttaaaattGTGAAAATAAGTAGTTGAACTattttacttagctcgtcactactgctcagttccttagttatttctgttactactgaagtggttgtactcatattacaccccactctttatgtgcagatccaagtgagTTAGAGCGCGGTGATCATTGAGTTCAGGCCGGCTATCtttggagactgcaaggtagctgctagcatccgcaggaccttgttactcctcttgtcatttcttcttttggacagttAGATAGTTTATATTTCTTAGTTCAccgttttagatgctcatgacttagtgacaccccgatgtttgaGACTCGTTTCTATATTTTATATTAgttatatttagagttgatttagtttatgagaaattcaaatgttgaaaatattttattaaattcttataattgatttagtagtaatattttgggaaataggcttgccttgtaacaagataggcgccatcatgaccatggttagattttgggtcgtaacaTCCCACCTCGAAGGTGGGATAAAATAATACCAAGTTTGATGGGATAAGATGGGAAATCCAGACCTTATCCTGCGTACCAAACGACCTCTAGAATCTATCTAGGATAAGAGACCCTTTCTCTTAACACAACTACATAACAAAATCTGAGTTTATTAACGCGCTTATGCTGTTCATCATTCATTCCCCccccggggggggggggagaagaAAGAGGAGCATTCTCCCTCGAGATTGTAATAACAATATAAGTTTAAACAGTTCAAGCTGACCATAAGTTACTATTTTTAGCAGCTAACAAGTAATACAATAGTTTCAAACAAGCAAGACACAGACCCTTTAGAAAAGTTTGTCATTCTTATTGGATTTCAGCACAGCAAAGTAAAACTGATATGCCTTTCACTAAGTGCATCCATTGGTGAATCCAGTTCAGGGACTGACTTTCTCTGGTTTGTAGTCGATGACAAGGACTTTCTCCAGCTGAGGAAGCAATGTATTTGCATATTCAACATGAGCCGGATGATCTATATACTCTGCAATACCTTCTGTACTGTCGAACGTTGACTCAAAAACATGAGTGAAACCTTGGTGGAAGTTCTCTATGCTCACATTCTCACCCCTGCAATAGTGACACACTAGTTACATTTCAATACTTGTATGAACTTCAAGAAACAGAACTAAAATCCAACTCAGTTTTGATCATGAGAACTCGCAGGACTCATTATCAAAGTGTCTCAAGGCTAGCATTCTAATACCTCACAATATCCTTTTTGCCCAAAGTTCCTAGATATAAAGCCTTAGAGCTTTGCCACCAGAAGCAAGCCAAAATATTACCTCCACATTCTTTTCCACTAAGCAAATATCAATCAAAGTTGAGTTTGATTCAGCAGGATAATCTCTTAAAGTTCAGAGTTTATATGTGCAATTTTTGGATGAGGCGCAACTAATAATGGATCCTCAATACTAGGTTTTTATCTGAGGCAGGGTTCGAACTCGTGATGTGCACCTAACCCAGATATCATGAGTTGTGCTCTTACCATTAGACCAAAACCATGGGAGTTTATAAGTGGAACTTTAGTGTCATAACTTCCGTGGAAAGTGAGCAAAGCTCATCAAGACAAGTAAAAGCTGAACATTCTTGGCTAGGAGTGGCAACCAGGCAGCAGAGGCGGATTTAGGATTTAATCTTTATGGGCTAAACTTCTAAGATTTTTaatattgaacccattatatttttaaagttacgAGTTCTATCTACTATATTTGCAACTATAATGAATTTTTATACATAAATTTTTACTCCGCggcgaaagttatgggttcaattgaacccataactaaCACACTACATCCACTCCTGTTAGGTAGGCGGGGCAGCTTTTGGGCAGGGCAGGACTGGGCAGAGCCGAGGAAGAGACGGGCAGAACAGGGGTGGGCGGGTTACATATTCTGAAGTTCAGTTTTGATTCTCAACGCTCCGTCACAAAACCTTATTCTCTCCTGACAAAATATTGTGATATCCAGATGTGCAAATAATGGCGATCTTTGTAGGGTCATTCTCTTCTATTCAAATTTGTCGACATGGAGATCATTACTTCTTGAATGGTAGGTGACCTTAACAAACACTTTAGAAGTAGCATTTTACTACCATGACATCTCCGGTTAACGCTCCATCTAACAAGTGATAACCTAATAACTAGCATATATTTGCTCTCCAACACTTGATATATAAAttgtaaattttattttatgatcTAAATCCCAATCAGCTAAgttcaaaacaacaacaacaataacaacccagtgggatcccacaagtggggtctggggagggtaatgtataCGCACACCTTACCCCCGTCCTggagggcagagaggctgtttccgaaagaccctcggctcgagAGAAAGAATCGGAACAagtaaataacaaaaaaaagaccAAGAAAATGATATCAACAATGTAAGAACCTGGGAAAAAATAAATGGAAGAAAGCAGTAGCAATAGCAATAGCAATAGCAATAGCAAAAGCAATAGCCACAAGCAGTAACACGACATGGTACTAGAAAACCGAAGCGGAAGATAGTACTAAAGCAACCCTAATACTGGCATTCTAAGAATCGAAGACAATGTACTAGTCAACTGGCCTTAATAAACTTGGAACAGAAAAAACACAGGACGACATATTACCCTTCTACCCTAATCTTCGACCTTCATACCCTCCTGTCAACATAGatcttaaaaaaaaattctttataaCATTGACCTTTAACTTACCAAAATCATTACCCTAATGAAAACCAAGAATGTCAAAGTTTTAATTTTTCAATGATAAGAATCAAGAatgtcaacacacacacacatataaagaGGGGTTGCTCCAATGTTGTATACTAAACTAGAAAAAGAGAAATCATCCACAAATAAGGCAAAAAGGGGAAAAGGGGTTGAGCAGAAATGTTGAAAATTTTATAGAGGAGAGAATAAAATACCAATGAAAAGATTTCATGGGTTCAATGAGATTAACAAGATTAGCATATTGCTTAATCAGTTGGTTGATTTGGTCTGCTGGAATTCCATCTTTGAACTTGGCCAGCAATATGTGCTTCACCACTCCTCCTCCATTAGAACCCTCCATTCCAAATTAGTCCCTGTTCCTTCGTGCTAAGTGTCTCTCTCCTCCACTACTACTTTGGTTGATGGTATTAAGtagagaaaatgagaaaaatggTCCCTAATGTTTGAGTCTAGGTTCAAACCAGTCCATCAAGTATACAATGAATAGTTTTGATCCTTTACGTTCCAAAACTTAACAGTTTTGGTCTCCTTAATTATTTAAGGAACTAACTTTATTTGTTAGATTTGATGGGAACTGTGAAAAAATAGAGAAGATTAGCTAAAATTCATATTTAGAGGTATAATTTTTGCTATTTTTGATGTATTTCTACAATTTGGTGCAGTTTTTTTTGTAACTTCTATTATTTTTAGTACTTTCTTTTGTGTGTTTAGTGCAGTTTTGTATTGTAGTATTTAGGATTTGATGGGACTTTCTTGGTATTTATAGTTAAATGTTTTTTTCTATAGTTTATGTCAAATATAATGAACATAAATTGTTAAAATATTTAACATAGACCAAAATTTTTAACTTTGATAAAATTAAAGGATCAAAATTGCTCGGTGCATATTTAAGGGACTACTTTAAACCCCCCCTCAACTACTTTGTTTGACTATTGTATAATCACAGTTCACAACACGTATGCCACACTCCTAAATTAGTTTGGTCAATTTCATgccaatattatataaaataaaataaatgcacacaatttttttaaattttctattaGCATAAAAATCTTTGATAGAACTAAAAAATTTACTAATATGATTAAAACATATACTCAACTAGAGTAATTAATATCTCTAATATATATTATTCGTTAGGTTACatgaaattcatgagaatctgGTTTTTCGATACTCTATCGGCCCGTGCATTTAGAGGTTGACGCAAGGCATGACGAAGCCATGTCAAGCTACATTTGCTGATTTGCTAACTTATGTAGTATTTCTTTGATCACAtgagaaaaaaataatttataactaatGCAGTATTTGATTGAGCAAATACTTATGCATTATTTTATGTGAAATAAAAATACATGCATTGACAATATGATAATTGAactatttatataaaaaaatatttttgaagtaaATAACtctcatatatattttttttaattgtccATCACCGCATAATAATTTTTTCATTATTACTCTTTACTCTTTAACATTTTTTAAATTAGTAACTTTACAAATCAAACGGCCGTATATTTTGTAGCATTTGGTTCCTATCCCAAATGAGGTAGGTGACAGTGATTACTCTTTAACATAAAGGAGGTTGTTGGGGGTTGGTGGAAATAACAAAAAGTTCGCGATATAATTAAGATtgaaaaaattatattgtatagatgctttcaaaatatatatatatatatatatgttatgtataaaaaaaatataaattttatatacttttatagctatcaaatataaatagtttcttttgcGAGCTAAAATATTCTTTATGAAAGACGTCATCATATTGAGTTTTCTCGTCATATTGAGTTTTCTCTTTATCACTTAGCATATGTTATTTATCCTTCATCTTCCAATTGCTGAACAAATTGACCCGTAACAAAGTCCGATAAGTGACATGATATATATTTGGCATTTGT
Proteins encoded:
- the LOC104240234 gene encoding stress-response A/B barrel domain-containing protein HS1; translation: MEGSNGGGVVKHILLAKFKDGIPADQINQLIKQYANLVNLIEPMKSFHWGENVSIENFHQGFTHVFESTFDSTEGIAEYIDHPAHVEYANTLLPQLEKVLVIDYKPEKVSP
- the LOC104240233 gene encoding dihydrolipoyl dehydrogenase, mitochondrial → MAIGSLARRKATTILSSRYLYSTSKYSFSLSRNYSSGSDENDVVVIGGGPGGYVAAIKAAQLGLKTTCIEKRGTLGGTCLNVGCIPSKALLHSSHMYHEAQHSFASHGVKFSSVEVDLPAMMGQKDKAVANLTRGIEGLFKKNKVNYVKGYGKFLSPSEVSVDTVEGGNTVVKGKNIIIATGSDVKSLPGLTIDEKRIVSSTGALALTEVPKKLVVIGAGYIGLEMGSVWGRLGSEVTVVEFGPDIVPSMDGEVRKQFQRSLEKQKMKFILKTKVVSVETVGDGVKLTLEPAAGGDQTTLEADVVLVSAGRIPFTSGLGLDKIGVETDKAGRILVNERFATNVPGVHAIGDVIPGPMLAHKAEEDGVACVEFIAGKEGHVDYDLVPGVVYTHPEVASVGKTEEQVKALGVDYRVGKFPFLANSRAKAIDDAEGIVKVLAEKETDKILGVHIMSPNAGELIHEAVLALHYGASSEDIARTCHAHPTMSEALKEAAMATYDKPIHI